DNA sequence from the Paenibacillus azoreducens genome:
GCGACGGTCCCAATGACCGCGGTTTGTCGCGCAAACATATCATGGAGCAGGCCCATGCCAGCTTGAAGCGGTTGAATCATGACTATGTGGATATTTTCTACTGCCACCGTCATGACCCGGAAACGCCTCTCGAAGAAACGCTCCGTGCGCTCGACGACCTGGTTCGCCAAGGCAAAGTATTGTATGTGGGCGTGAGCGAATGGCAGGCTTCGCAGATTGCCGAAGCGCTTGGCGTAGCCGATCGCTACCTGCTGGACCGGATCGTGGTGAACCAGCCGCAATACAACATGTTCGAGCGTTATATCGAAAAAGAAATCATGCCGCTTTGCGAACGTTCCGGCATTGGCCAAGTGGTATTCTCGCCGCTGGCTCAAGGTCTGCTGACAGGCAAGTACACCTCCGCTTCGGATATTCCGCAGGATAGCCGCGCCGCCAAGCTCGAATGGATGCGCAAAGGCATCACCGAAGAAAAAATCAACAAGGTAAAGCAGCTGGAGGGCATTGCGGGCGAACTCGGACTTTCCGTAGGCAATCTGGCTCTGGCCTGGATTCTGCGCAACAGCAATGTGGCCAGCGCGCTGGTTGGCGCAAGCCGTCCGGATCAGGTCACAGAAAATGCCAAGGCTTCCGGCGTGGAGCTGAGTGCAGAGGTAATCGACCGCATCGAGGAAATTTTGAAATAGATAGCATATCGTGGGCGAAGTAATCATTGGTTTGAAGAGAACCTTTGATTGGCTTGCCATCAAAAATAGCGGCTCATGTAATTGGGTCGCTATTTTTTGTGTGTAAAAATATCTTCTCTTTGGATTGTGGCCCTCTTCACGGGTTTCTTAGTGCGGTGCTGTCGCAATCTGTGCCCAATGTTTCGTTGGGGTATATCCCATATAAGCTAACGAAACAGAGAAGCGCTATTGCTGCTAAAAGGGAGCCGAATCCTGCGTAACGAAACTACATATCGTTATTTGGGCCAAAAGCGGTTTGATCTGCTCCAATTTTGGCGAATAACGATGCACAGTTTCGTTAGGATATTTTAAGGCTGTATTTTGGCTTAATAGCGATATCCAGTTTCGTTAGAGCATCGCAATGTGATCCGTCCAGTTTCATTAGAGCGTCACAATGCAATCTGCCCGATTTTAAAGAGCATCACAATGTAAATGTACCCTGGTTGCGATAGAAAACAGCGATGGGAATATCTCCCTGATTTCCCACGTAATAGCTATAAAAGGATGGTTATATTTGGTTTATGTAAAATGCGACGCTTACTTTTGTATAGTTTCTGTAAAATCATATACTTAGTAGATTCAAGTTTGATATAGTGTTCATCAAGGTAACCGGATACCAGGAACGATACATTTATTTTTACTTCAAGGCGGTGCAGACAACTTGTTATCTCAAAAATGGACACGAATGTTATTGGCAGTTCCACTTACGTTGAGCTTGTTTGGACAGGGAGTGCCAGCGGCTTCGGCGAGCAGCGACAGTTCCGCGCAGGCGCAGGAAAGTCCGGCAGCAAGCGGCACGGGCAGATGGATGTCCGGGGAATTTCACGTACATACGTTTCAATCGGATGATGCGCAGACTTCTTTGAAGGATGTGCTTGATCATGCATTTGACAAATACGGCTTCGATTGGATCGCGACCGCGAATCATTTGCGGTCTTCGAAGCGTGACGATAAAGGGAATGATATTCCGGGTGGACCGATCCCGTTTTCCAAAGGGGCGATGGAATACGAGGTGCCCGAAATCAAGAAACTTCAGGAACAAGGCAAATATGCAGGAAAAATGATTTTCTCCGGTTTCGAATGGGATATGCCAAGCCATGAGCATGTGTCCATCGGAATTTTGGGCAACGAGCCGAATTCGGAAGCGACGCTGAAGGCGGCGAATCAGTTCGAATATTTGTTTACGAACCGGGATGCTTCCTGGTTCGATCCGGCAGATGTCGCCGAGTGGAACCAGCAGGATCAGCGGGCGTACACTACGCATGCGGATGCCTTAACCGCCATTAGCTGGCTCAAAAATAAATTTCCGCAAACGAGCTACGTGATTCTGAACCATCCGTCCCGTATCGTAGGCAAATACACGATTGCGGACATCCGCGACCTGAATAACCTGGCGCCGGATATCGTGTTCGGGATGGAAGGCATGATCGGAGGTCAGATGGAGCCGGACCGGGGGGGTTATAATACGCCTTATACTTCGGCCGACCCCCTGTTAGACCCGAAGGCCAAAAACAGATCTTACGGCGGTACGGACTACATGGTCGCCAAGGTCGGAGGCGTATGGGATGCATTGCTTGGCGAAGGGCGTCATTTTTGGAATTTCGCCAACTCGGATTTTCATTTTAAAATCAGGGGACCTTATTCGAGCGGATATTGGCCTGGGGAATATTCCAGGAACTATACCTGGACCGAAGGCAGCGACATGCAGTCGATCCTGAACGGTCTCCGATCGGGTAAATCCTTCTCCGTCTACGGAGATTTGATCAATGAACTGGATTTCCATGCCGCAAACGGCGGGGCGAAAGCCGATATGGGCGGCGATCTGCAGGTGACGGAAGGCGATGACGTCGAGCTTACGATCCGCTTCAAGAGCCCGGAAACGAATCATTACGAATCGCCGGTAGACAGCGGGATATCCGGGCATGCGGTTCCGCAGGTCGATCATGTGGATCTGATTGCCGGGGACGTCACCGGAAAAACCGAGCCGGGAACTCCTGAATACAGCAAAGACACCAATGATTCCACCAAAGTGATCGCGACCTTCACAAGCAAAGATTGGACGACGGACAGCGAAGGTTACAACGTGATCAAATACACAGTGAAATCCGCGGAGAAAAACCAATATTTCCGGTTAAGAGGCACTAATCTCGGCATGAATGTGGAAGGCGAGACCAAGGACGGCAATCCGCTGCTTGATCCGGTTACCGATGAAGCCGATAACGATACGCGTTTTAATGCGATCAACGACCGCAATTATAAGGATCTTTGGTTTTATTCGAACCCAGTGTTTGTGACGGTTGCCCCGAATGACCAATTTGCGGTTGAGGCAGCTAAAAGTGCTCTGGATCTGGGCGACTTAAGCTCTGTTACTACAGATATTTCTTTGCCGACTGAAGGTGAGCGCGGCACAAGCATACAGTGGACAAGCTCGCATCCGGACGTGATCGCAAATGATGGAAAGCTTGGAAATCGGCCGGAAAATAACATATTGGTAACGCTGACCGCCGAAATTACGCGCGGCAGCGCGAAGGTAACCAAAACATTCCTGGCGGTAGTAGCCGGTATGAATCCTGCGACCGTTGAACTGCACAGCGCTATGTTTACCGCAGATGGAAAACCTTATGCTGATGGTGCGTGGACGAATCAGAGCGTGACGGCCAGCGTTTATGCCGATGTACATGAGCCGAGCACATCGGTGACCCTGGAGTTGTCGCAGGACGGCGGACAAACTTATGAGCCTTATACCGCTAATGAACCGCTTGTTTATGAGGAAGAAGGGGAGCGGCAGCTGCTGTTCCGGGCGACGGACGAAACGAATGTTCAAACGCTCTTGCCGTTAAAGATCAAAATCGATAAGACGCCGCCGGTGATCACTCTTATCGGTGCCGAAACGGTAACGCTGACCGTCGGTGATCAATACAAGGAGCAGGGGGCGAAAGTCACTGATCCGGTTGGAGTACCGGAAGAGGTTGTTATTACTGGGGAAGTCAATACCTCGGTTTCAGGCCAATATACGGTGCTTTACAATGCTAAAGATGCCGCAGGCAACGCTGCCGCGGAAGTAAAACGAACCGTTATTGTGAAGGAGAAGGACAGCGGTATGCCGCCTGCAGGGGGAGGTTCCAATGCCGGAGGCGGAACTGGAAACGGCGGTTCCGGCAGCGTAACGCCAACACCGCCAACGACGACTTCGCCTTCCACACCTCCACCAACGCCATCCGTTCCGGAAGGTCCCAAACCGCTGCCATCCGCACAAGCCGATGTATCAGCTGCCCATGGTTCAACGGGAAGCATACCGGATGTCGCGAAATGGACGATTCCGGCAGGGGCGGTCCAGGTGGACCGTCAATTGAATGTAGCTGTCGTGACGGATAGCGGGGTGCCGTCTACGGGAACGCATAAAGTTATTGGTCCGGTTGTTGCTTTCACGAGCGCATCTGGCGGTACGCTTGCCAAACCGATGGATCTGACGCTTCACTATGATCCGAAGCAGCTCCCTTCTTCGCAGAAGCCAGCCGTATACTACTACAACGAATCCAGACATGCCTGGGTGTACCTTGGAGGGAAAGTAAACCCGGACGGCATGATCACGGTTGAAACGAAGCATTTGGCAAAATACGCCGTGTTTGGTTTTGAGCCGGCAGCATTTACGGATTTGACCGGACATTGGGGAAGCCCGTTTGTGGATCGTCTGGCAGGAATGGACGTGATTCGCGGTTACGACGAGCATTTATTCCATCCGGAGGATCAGGTGACGAGAGTACAGTTTGCGGTTATGCTCTCCAAAGCTCTGGGACTTGCGGTTGACGGGGACAACCTGTCGTTTGCCGACCGGAACCAGATTCCGGCCTGGGCCAAGGCGGATGTGGCGGCGCTTGTGAAAGCCGGATTGATTAGCGGATATTCAGGCAAGGAAGGCCTGGCTTTTAAACCGGATCAAGTCATCACGAGAGCCGAGATGGCCGTTATGCTGGATAAAGCGCTGCAGAGCGCGGGTGTGAATGCAGCTGTAAGTGCAAGCCCTGCATTTAGGGATGCGTCGCAGATTCCGGCTTGGGCCGCCGCATCGGTTCAATCTCTTACGGCAGCCGGGATTATTCAAGGTTACGGGGATCAGACCTTCCGTGCCCAAAGTCATGCGACCAGAGCGGAAGCTGCATCGATGCTGTACAAATGGCTTGAAGCCATGAACATTTAATTATACGACGTAAAAGAGGAAGCCTGCTGATCCTATCAGCAGGCTTCCGGCATGATATGCACTGGATTTAAGGCGCTGCCGCTGTGCCGGATCTTTTTAAGATAATGTTTAATTGGAGCTGAGGCGCAAAGTTTTTTATCTACTCAACAGGTTTCGCAAGCTTCGTTTACATAACCAAGCCTCTTATTTAACAATCGGAAAACAATTTGTCCATACGATGGAAAGAGAAGGAAGCTCCATTCAAGCTGAGTCGCCGACCGCGCGCAGCTTCCCGCACGCGGTGTGGCGTTGCATGACGAGGGCCACCGCCAAAAATTGCGGAAAGCATACGGGATAATCGAATCTTACGAAGGAGGCTGCATTTATGCATGGCTTGATGACTAAAGAGGAATTTTACAAGCGGCTTACCGAACATAAGCGCATCGCCTCGGTCAAAGATCCGCGGCATATCGAGCTCGCTCTGAAACGGCGGAATCAGCTAAGCGGCATTTTTTTGTTAATGGGACATATCGGAGTGGTAAAGGGATACGTTAATGTGTTCCAGGAGCACGGACTGCCTGTTTTCATGCATTTGGAGAAAATCGGAGGTCTCAGCACCGATCACTACGGGCTCGACTATTTGGCCAAAAGCATCCGGCCTTACGGGATCATTTCCACCAAAACCAATGTCGTCAAAAATGCGAAAAAAATGGGACTGCTTACCGTCCAGCGTTTTTTTCTCGTCGATAGCGAAGGATTGGACAATATCGCCAAAAGCATTTCGCAAACCGAACCGGATATTATTGAACTGATGCCTGCCCGGATCCCGGATATGATCTGCAAAGTGAAGTCTTTTACATCGATCCCGATCATAACGGGCGGGTTATTATATGAGGAATCCCACTGCGAAGACTGCCTGAACCATGGTGCAACCGCGATCTCTTCCTCGAGGCCGGAGCTGTGGGGCAAGCCGGGGAGAAAGTTGATGCAGATTTAATCTTTTGCCGGAATAGTTTTAACACTTGTCCTTTATATTGGTTTTAACAAGTAAATAAAACGGTTGGAGCTTTGGAGAAACCTGATCTGCTGCGGGTGTGTGTAGTCACCGGCAGTACTTCAGGTTTCTTTTTTGCTGCTTCCGGCCAGATTCTACAAAAATAGGGTGGAGGAATGACTGTGTTTAAGAAGAAAATCACGGCTTTTACGCTTGCGGCTCTGATGGCGGTATCATTGGCAGGTTGCGGTTCAGGCGGTACGGACAACGCTGAAGGCGAAGGAAAGGCTGAAGCTGCCGGATCATCCAAGAAAGTTGTCATCAAATACTGGTACGCCTACGGGGACAAAATCGAGGAAGCAAAGCTGCACATGGTCAAAACCTTTAACGAATCGCAGGATAAATACGAAGTCGTAGCCGAACATCAGGGCGGATATGATGATCTTCATGCCAAAGTGCAGGCGGCTTTCGCTGCAGGCAATGCCCCGGCCGTTACGGATCTGGAGATTGCCTCGACCGGCGTATTCGCCAATTCCGGCATGCTGGAAGAGCTGACGCCATATGTGGAAAAGGATAAGGATCAGGTGAAGCTGGATGATTTTATTCCGGGTCTGATGGGGAATGCCTACGTGAACGGCAAGCTGTATGGGCTTCCTTTTATGCGCAGTACCCCGATTATGTATAAAAACGTGACGATGCTGAAAAATGCCGGGCTCGATCCCGCCGGTCCAAAAACATGGGAGGAGTTAGAGCAATACTCGCGTGTACTGAAGGAAAAAGGCAAGATTGGCATGACAATTCCGGTGGATATTTGGTATTACGAAGCGCTTGTTGCGCAAAGCGGCGGCCGCATGCTGAGCGAAGACGGCAAAACGGCTGCGTTCAACGATGCTGCCGGAGTTGCGCCGGTTGAGTTCTGGAAAAAGCTCTCCAGCGAAGGGCTCATCAAAATGCCTGTCGGCGACGAAGCCGGAGCGACTGCGGGCAAAGACTGGGCGAATCAAATGTCCGCCTTCAAAATCGGTTCGACTGCGGGCGTAGCTGAAAGCTTGGAAATCGCCAAAGGCAACGGCTTCGAGCTGCAAACGGCATTTATGCCAGCCAACAAGGATTACGGCGTTCCGACAGGCGGCTGCCAGTTGGTCATCACATCCAAGAGCAAGCCTGAAGAAAAGGAAGCAGCATGGGAGTTTATTAAATGGATGACTTCCAAGGAAAACACGATTTACCAGCACAAGCATGTCGGCTATTTGCCAACCCGTACATCCGCTGCGGAAAGCGAAGAGCTTCAAGAGCATTTCAAGCAATTCCCGCAATATAAGGTCGCTGTTGACCAACTTCAATATGCAAGACCGCGTCCGATGGAGAACGCTTATCCGGAAGTAGCCAATATTTTGAGCGACGCCATTCAAAAAGCGATCATCGATCCGAACACTTCACCGCAGGACGCCTTGAATCAAGCGGCAGAGAAAGCAAACAAACTGCTTGCCAAATAAGAATTTGCGTTCATCCTGACATAAGAAAGGATCATGCTCAATATGGCGGTAGACAACTGGCTCGAGGACATCAAGGTTGTTATTTTCGATATGGACGGTACTTTGTATCAGGAAGATACCTATATGGAGCGGTATATTCGTTATCTGTTGGAAGGGACAGCGCATGAAGCGGACACGGAGACGGCGGTTGGCATGGGAAAAGCGTTGCGATCCGGAGAGCAGGTTTTCGGGTTCGGCCACTTTTACCATCTGCAGGATGACCTGCTGGTGATCCGGCTGGAAGACGGATTGGCGCGCGGATATGCATGGGACGGTTCATCCGTCCCTGTCCGCAAAAAGGTATACAAGTTCGAATCCATCCCTGCTGCGGATTTGCTGCATATCGGTGATCCATGGGGCATCGTGACCATGTTCAGCCGCAAATACAAGCTTCCGGAGACGAAGCTGGCTGAAGCTTTTGACAGGGTGCGCAAGGAAATGCTTGCCGCACCCTACCGCTTCGAGATTCACGGTGGTTTGATGCAAGCAATAGAACAACTCGGTGTGGAGAAAAAAGTGCTTATGACCAATACGCATTCAGAGTCTGGCGCCGAATTTTTGAATTTTATGCAGATACGCCATGTATTTGACGAAATCTACTGCGGGGCGGGAAAGCCGGCGGGATTGGAGAGCTATCTGGCTTCCCTGCTCCGGCAGGGATACAAGGAGTATGAAATTTTGTCGGTCGGGGATAACCCATGGAATGATCTGCATCCGGTGAAACGGATCGGAGGCCGGACCTGCTTTATTTCCCCGTATCCAAGCCATGATCCCGAAACATGGGATTTGCGGCTTGCGACATTGGATGAACTTGAACGGCTCATGCGTGCGATTGCAGAGCGGCAAATGAAGGAGGAAATTGACGATGGCACGGATTCTGCTGAAGGGAATCTGCAAGGAATTCAAGGATGAAACCGTGATTCAGGACTTGAACCTGGAGATCAAGGACGGCTCCTTTACGGTGCTTGTCGGACCGTCGGGCTGCGGCAAATCGACCACGCTGCGCATGGTCGCCGGACTTGAGAAGCAAAGCGGCGGCGAAATATGGATTGATGATACATGCGTAAACGAAACGCCGCCCGGGCTGCGGGATGTCGCCATGGTGTTTCAAAATTATGCGCTGTATCCGACCATGACCGTGCGCGGCAATATCGAGTTCGGCCTCAAAAACAGAGGCGTCCCCCGCAGCGAGCGCGAGAAGCTGGTCAAGGACATTTCGGAAATCGTCGGTCTTGCCCCTTTTCTTGACAAAAAACCGCAGAGCCTGTCCGGCGGGCAGCGTCAGCGTGTGGCCTTGGCGCGGGCGATGGTCAAAAAGCCGAAAGTATTTATTCTTGACGAACCTTTGTCCAATCTGGACGCGAAGCTGCGCAACCAAATGAGAACGGAACTGATCCAGCTGCATAAGCGGCTTGGAACTACGTTTGTATACGTGACCCACGATCAGGTGGAGGCGATGTCGATGGGCGACGAAATCGTCGTGATGAATAAAGGAGCGATTCAGCAGGCGGATTCCCCGATGACGCTTTACCAGGATCCGGCCAATCTGTTCACGGCCCAATTTATCGGTACGCCAGCGATGAACATCATGAACATGAACGAAGTAAAAGGGCTGAACGTCCGTGCGGACCGCCCGGTAAGTTATGTGGGCTTCCGCCCGGAGCAGGCGCTTTTGAACCCTGACCAGCAGGTGGAAGGACTTGTTCTGAAAGGCGAGATTCTTACCCGCGAAAGCTTGGGGGCGGAAAATATTTATCAAATCCGTTCGGAGGCGGGAACGTTTTTCGTCAAAACCTTCCTGAAGCCGCTGGAGACCGCGGATGCAGTGAACGTGGCGGTTCCGTATGACCAGCTTTATTATTTCGGATCGGATGGGGACAGAGTATACGGGGCCATGCTGGAAACCAAACCTTTGGTTGCCGGAGGCGCATTCGTATGACGCTTTGGCATAAGCTTCGCCCCTATAGCATGGTTGCTCCGGCCATCATTGTTTTTTCGGTGTTTTTCATATATCCGATCTTTTACATGATTTATTTGAGTTTCTTCGATTGGAATTTCGTCAGTCCGACGAAAAGCTTCGTCGGAATACAAAATTTTGTGGATTTGCTTACCGAACCGGAATTCCGGCAGGTGCTTTCCAATACGACGCTGTACACGATTTTGACGGTAACGTTAACGACGGGCTTATCCCTGCTGCTCGCTTTGTGGCTCAACCGCGGGAACTTCTTTTACGGCATCGTGCAGGGCGCCATTTTTAGTCCGCATATCATTTCGCTGGTATCCATTTCGCTTTTATGGAGCTGGATCATGGACCCCGAATACGGGCTGCTCAACTGGGTTATCGGGCTGTTTGGCTTTGGAAAGCTGCAGTGGCTCGCCCATCCAAGCACATCGCTCATTTCGCTTGTCATCGTTGCCGTTTGGAAGGGGATCGGTTACAACACGCTTGTGTTTATCGCCGGCCTGCAGAGCATTCCCGCAGATATTTACGAGGCGGCTTCCCTGGACCGCTCCCGGCCTTGGACGACGTTTACCAAGCTGATTCTGCCGATGTTGTCGCCGACGATTTTTTTCCTGGTGATCATCAACATGATCGGGTCGTTCCAGGTGTTTGAGACGATCGCCATCATGACCCAGGGCGGTCCGGTCAATTCGACGAATACGCTCGTGTACTACATTTACCAATACGGCTTCCGGTTCTTTAAGATCGGCTATGCCTCTGCCGCAGGCGTAATCCTGCTGGTGATCGTGGGCATTCTGACCATCATTTATTTCAAACTGCTGTCGAACCGGGTTCATTACCGCTAAGAAAAAGAGGTGAAACGCTTGAAAGCCGCAAACCGTGCCATCGAAGGCGGTCCCGTCGGGACTGCCGCCGGCAATCCGCTTAATGGAGTCCGGACGAAACAAGCTAGCCTGCGAAAAGCCATGACCCTCATTCTCCGTCTTGTCAATGCGGCAGGGCTGCTGCTGCTGGTGCTGATTTTCGCGATGCCTTTTGTCTGGATGTTGTCCACCTCCCTGAAAACATTGCCGGAGACGATGATTTTCCCGCCGGAGTGGATTCCGCGTCATCCCGTCTGGAAAAACTACATCGATGCCTGGAATACGGGACCGTTCCTGCATTATATAATGAACAGCGTCATCATTTCCGTAAGCATCCTGGTTCTGCAAATGCTGACGATTATACCGGCTTCCTATGCGTTTGCGAGATATAAGTTTGCTGGATCGGGCTTTTTGTTCGGCGTCGTCATGGTGACGCTGATGATTCCGGAGCAGCTTATTTTCCTGCCTGTTTATTTGGAGCTCAGCACCTTCAAGCTGCTGAATACCCATCTGGGACTCATTTTGCCATTCGCTTCAAGCGCCTTCGGCATCTTCCTGCTGCGGCAGGCTTTCCGGCAAATCTCGGATGAACTGCTGGAAGCAGCCAGACTCGATCAGGCGAAGGAATGGAAAATCATCGTTCGGATTATGGTGCCGATGGTAAAGCCGGTGCTTGTCACCTTCGCTTTGTTCAGCTTCATCGCCCATTGGAATGATTATTTCTGGCCGCTGGTGATGACGACAAACGACGTCGCCAGAACGCTGCCGATCGGCATTGCGAAAATCCGCGAGGTCGAAGGCGTGGGAACATGGAATATTTTGATGGCGGGGAATTTGATTCTCGTAGCGCCGATTTTGGCTGTGTTTTCCCTATCGCAGCGCCATATCATTAAGGCGTTTGTGTATAATGGCGTAAAATAATTCGGATAAGGGAAAAGCTGCTTTATCGTCTGCTCATGGCGGCATGGAGCAGCTTTTTTGCTGTCGAATGATTCAATTCTCAGGTGGAATTATTCAAAGTGCGCGTCCTTTTTCGATGTTGGGTTAGACTCT
Encoded proteins:
- a CDS encoding aldo/keto reductase family protein; this translates as MKYRRLGGSGLKVSEISLGSWLTYGGYVERENAVNSIKTAYDLGINFFDTANVYERGAAEELVGEALKAYPRESYVLATKAFWPMGDGPNDRGLSRKHIMEQAHASLKRLNHDYVDIFYCHRHDPETPLEETLRALDDLVRQGKVLYVGVSEWQASQIAEALGVADRYLLDRIVVNQPQYNMFERYIEKEIMPLCERSGIGQVVFSPLAQGLLTGKYTSASDIPQDSRAAKLEWMRKGITEEKINKVKQLEGIAGELGLSVGNLALAWILRNSNVASALVGASRPDQVTENAKASGVELSAEVIDRIEEILK
- a CDS encoding S-layer homology domain-containing protein, coding for MLSQKWTRMLLAVPLTLSLFGQGVPAASASSDSSAQAQESPAASGTGRWMSGEFHVHTFQSDDAQTSLKDVLDHAFDKYGFDWIATANHLRSSKRDDKGNDIPGGPIPFSKGAMEYEVPEIKKLQEQGKYAGKMIFSGFEWDMPSHEHVSIGILGNEPNSEATLKAANQFEYLFTNRDASWFDPADVAEWNQQDQRAYTTHADALTAISWLKNKFPQTSYVILNHPSRIVGKYTIADIRDLNNLAPDIVFGMEGMIGGQMEPDRGGYNTPYTSADPLLDPKAKNRSYGGTDYMVAKVGGVWDALLGEGRHFWNFANSDFHFKIRGPYSSGYWPGEYSRNYTWTEGSDMQSILNGLRSGKSFSVYGDLINELDFHAANGGAKADMGGDLQVTEGDDVELTIRFKSPETNHYESPVDSGISGHAVPQVDHVDLIAGDVTGKTEPGTPEYSKDTNDSTKVIATFTSKDWTTDSEGYNVIKYTVKSAEKNQYFRLRGTNLGMNVEGETKDGNPLLDPVTDEADNDTRFNAINDRNYKDLWFYSNPVFVTVAPNDQFAVEAAKSALDLGDLSSVTTDISLPTEGERGTSIQWTSSHPDVIANDGKLGNRPENNILVTLTAEITRGSAKVTKTFLAVVAGMNPATVELHSAMFTADGKPYADGAWTNQSVTASVYADVHEPSTSVTLELSQDGGQTYEPYTANEPLVYEEEGERQLLFRATDETNVQTLLPLKIKIDKTPPVITLIGAETVTLTVGDQYKEQGAKVTDPVGVPEEVVITGEVNTSVSGQYTVLYNAKDAAGNAAAEVKRTVIVKEKDSGMPPAGGGSNAGGGTGNGGSGSVTPTPPTTTSPSTPPPTPSVPEGPKPLPSAQADVSAAHGSTGSIPDVAKWTIPAGAVQVDRQLNVAVVTDSGVPSTGTHKVIGPVVAFTSASGGTLAKPMDLTLHYDPKQLPSSQKPAVYYYNESRHAWVYLGGKVNPDGMITVETKHLAKYAVFGFEPAAFTDLTGHWGSPFVDRLAGMDVIRGYDEHLFHPEDQVTRVQFAVMLSKALGLAVDGDNLSFADRNQIPAWAKADVAALVKAGLISGYSGKEGLAFKPDQVITRAEMAVMLDKALQSAGVNAAVSASPAFRDASQIPAWAAASVQSLTAAGIIQGYGDQTFRAQSHATRAEAASMLYKWLEAMNI
- a CDS encoding glycerol-3-phosphate responsive antiterminator is translated as MHGLMTKEEFYKRLTEHKRIASVKDPRHIELALKRRNQLSGIFLLMGHIGVVKGYVNVFQEHGLPVFMHLEKIGGLSTDHYGLDYLAKSIRPYGIISTKTNVVKNAKKMGLLTVQRFFLVDSEGLDNIAKSISQTEPDIIELMPARIPDMICKVKSFTSIPIITGGLLYEESHCEDCLNHGATAISSSRPELWGKPGRKLMQI
- a CDS encoding ABC transporter substrate-binding protein is translated as MFKKKITAFTLAALMAVSLAGCGSGGTDNAEGEGKAEAAGSSKKVVIKYWYAYGDKIEEAKLHMVKTFNESQDKYEVVAEHQGGYDDLHAKVQAAFAAGNAPAVTDLEIASTGVFANSGMLEELTPYVEKDKDQVKLDDFIPGLMGNAYVNGKLYGLPFMRSTPIMYKNVTMLKNAGLDPAGPKTWEELEQYSRVLKEKGKIGMTIPVDIWYYEALVAQSGGRMLSEDGKTAAFNDAAGVAPVEFWKKLSSEGLIKMPVGDEAGATAGKDWANQMSAFKIGSTAGVAESLEIAKGNGFELQTAFMPANKDYGVPTGGCQLVITSKSKPEEKEAAWEFIKWMTSKENTIYQHKHVGYLPTRTSAAESEELQEHFKQFPQYKVAVDQLQYARPRPMENAYPEVANILSDAIQKAIIDPNTSPQDALNQAAEKANKLLAK
- a CDS encoding HAD family hydrolase — translated: MAVDNWLEDIKVVIFDMDGTLYQEDTYMERYIRYLLEGTAHEADTETAVGMGKALRSGEQVFGFGHFYHLQDDLLVIRLEDGLARGYAWDGSSVPVRKKVYKFESIPAADLLHIGDPWGIVTMFSRKYKLPETKLAEAFDRVRKEMLAAPYRFEIHGGLMQAIEQLGVEKKVLMTNTHSESGAEFLNFMQIRHVFDEIYCGAGKPAGLESYLASLLRQGYKEYEILSVGDNPWNDLHPVKRIGGRTCFISPYPSHDPETWDLRLATLDELERLMRAIAERQMKEEIDDGTDSAEGNLQGIQG
- a CDS encoding ABC transporter ATP-binding protein; protein product: MARILLKGICKEFKDETVIQDLNLEIKDGSFTVLVGPSGCGKSTTLRMVAGLEKQSGGEIWIDDTCVNETPPGLRDVAMVFQNYALYPTMTVRGNIEFGLKNRGVPRSEREKLVKDISEIVGLAPFLDKKPQSLSGGQRQRVALARAMVKKPKVFILDEPLSNLDAKLRNQMRTELIQLHKRLGTTFVYVTHDQVEAMSMGDEIVVMNKGAIQQADSPMTLYQDPANLFTAQFIGTPAMNIMNMNEVKGLNVRADRPVSYVGFRPEQALLNPDQQVEGLVLKGEILTRESLGAENIYQIRSEAGTFFVKTFLKPLETADAVNVAVPYDQLYYFGSDGDRVYGAMLETKPLVAGGAFV
- a CDS encoding carbohydrate ABC transporter permease produces the protein MTLWHKLRPYSMVAPAIIVFSVFFIYPIFYMIYLSFFDWNFVSPTKSFVGIQNFVDLLTEPEFRQVLSNTTLYTILTVTLTTGLSLLLALWLNRGNFFYGIVQGAIFSPHIISLVSISLLWSWIMDPEYGLLNWVIGLFGFGKLQWLAHPSTSLISLVIVAVWKGIGYNTLVFIAGLQSIPADIYEAASLDRSRPWTTFTKLILPMLSPTIFFLVIINMIGSFQVFETIAIMTQGGPVNSTNTLVYYIYQYGFRFFKIGYASAAGVILLVIVGILTIIYFKLLSNRVHYR
- a CDS encoding carbohydrate ABC transporter permease, whose protein sequence is MTLILRLVNAAGLLLLVLIFAMPFVWMLSTSLKTLPETMIFPPEWIPRHPVWKNYIDAWNTGPFLHYIMNSVIISVSILVLQMLTIIPASYAFARYKFAGSGFLFGVVMVTLMIPEQLIFLPVYLELSTFKLLNTHLGLILPFASSAFGIFLLRQAFRQISDELLEAARLDQAKEWKIIVRIMVPMVKPVLVTFALFSFIAHWNDYFWPLVMTTNDVARTLPIGIAKIREVEGVGTWNILMAGNLILVAPILAVFSLSQRHIIKAFVYNGVK